A part of Pirellulales bacterium genomic DNA contains:
- a CDS encoding class I SAM-dependent methyltransferase, with translation MNLKEVRPSARPALGREINLLDRYPRSKRPIDERAALVTDEHRRVARQFGKDFFDGDRLFGYGGYHYHPRFWQETVRRIRDYYALPDDAAILDVGCGKGFMLHDFQELMPRATLAGIDISQYAHDQALPSVKPLLAVGCATELPYADRSFDLVISINTVHNLPLDGCKQALREIERVSRGQSFVTVDAWRTDAERERLLKWILTALTYMHVDDWKRRFAEVGYSGDYYWFIPE, from the coding sequence ATGAATCTCAAAGAAGTGCGACCATCTGCCCGGCCGGCCCTCGGCCGAGAAATCAACCTCCTCGACCGATATCCCCGCAGCAAGCGGCCGATCGACGAGCGGGCCGCCCTGGTCACCGACGAGCACCGCCGCGTCGCGCGACAATTCGGCAAAGACTTTTTCGATGGCGATCGGCTGTTTGGCTACGGCGGCTATCATTATCATCCGCGCTTCTGGCAAGAGACGGTCCGCCGCATTCGCGATTACTACGCCTTGCCGGACGACGCGGCCATTCTCGACGTCGGCTGCGGCAAAGGTTTTATGTTGCACGACTTCCAGGAGCTGATGCCGCGGGCCACGCTGGCGGGCATCGACATCTCGCAATATGCGCACGACCAGGCCCTGCCGAGCGTCAAGCCGCTGCTCGCGGTCGGCTGCGCCACCGAGTTGCCCTACGCCGACCGCTCGTTCGATCTGGTGATCTCGATCAACACCGTCCATAATCTGCCGCTCGACGGCTGCAAACAAGCGCTGCGCGAGATCGAGCGCGTCAGCCGCGGGCAGAGTTTCGTCACGGTCGACGCCTGGCGCACCGACGCTGAACGCGAGCGGCTGTTGAAGTGGATCCTCACCGCGCTCACCTACATGCACGTCGACGATTGGAAGCGACGGTTCGCCGAAGTCGGCTATTCGGGCGACTATTACTGGTTCATCCCGGAGTAA